In the Castor canadensis chromosome 1, mCasCan1.hap1v2, whole genome shotgun sequence genome, ttttccctttggtgagAAAACAACAGAGATACTACTCAAACActaacaccaggattggatgctgaaggagtaacaccagaactattaagactgaaactttattacatttgaacctgggatttttttgccttcttttttccttttctccatttttcttttttctctgtctctctaatgcttgatTAGCTcattgttgattagtacactatctctccctgttcatttctttggctctctattttttttccttctttcttttccttctttgctttctttctcctcttactcttccattctagatatcattattTTAGCTATTACAAGCCAGATAAtagtaaattacacacagtacagggacagtaacagcaccaagtggaatgatgggaagacagaaaaaggatggaaaccattcccccccaataataaattagtacagggaccagagggaaatgaagaaaacagacacccagatccagactccaacaaaacaaagataaaccataccaaagaacccaatgaagcctacaagaatgctctgaaagaagaaatcctgcaagtaatcaatgagaatttcatagagatgatatggaatatggtcaaccaaaatgtataggagacactcaaggaattccaagacaacaaaaataaagaatataagaaagcacaagaacaaataaaagaaaccatatatGCACtctgtaaacaccaaagtgaaacaaagaacaccataaatggaGAGGTAAATGACTcaggtgaaaattgacaatattaaagatgaagtgTCCCATgctatggaaaatctcagaaaaaagaatgaaacagaaatgcaaaacaaaatggaaggccaatccagcagactagaaaaagcagaagacagaatctcagaacttgaagatgaaacagtaattaaaggaaaaactgaagaacactagttagacaactcaagacctgtgaaaagaaaatgcaagaactcactgactccatcaaaagaccaaacctgagaatcatgggcattgaagaagaagaggtgaaagcaaaaggaattcataatatagtcaacaaaataataacagaaaatgtcccaaatctagagaaaactatgtccattcaggaacaggaagcctccaggacaccaaacagacttgactaaaatagaactaccccataacatattatcattaaaacaacaagcacagagtatagagaaagaatattgaaggctgtaagagagaaaaaacaaacaacatacaaaggtaaacctatcaaaatcacagcagatttctcaacagaaaccttaaaagcaagaagatcatagggtgaggtcttctgggcactgaatgaaaataactccaaccgcaggatactctacctagtaaaactatcattcaaaatagatgtagcaataaaagtcttccataagcagagactaaaacaatatgtgaccacaaagccaccactacaaaagattcttcaaagaattctgcacagagaaagtgaaagccaacaaaaccttgaaaggacaggcagcaccaaaacacaggagaagaaaaggcaagaaagtagagaataacatcgatttagctgcatgcaatcaaacccttaaacaactaagacaactaaatgacaagaatcaccacatacctatcaatactaacactgaatgttaacagacttaattcgccgatcaaaagacaccgtttgacaaactggattaaaaagaaagatctaacaatttgttgcttacaagagacccatctcatctatagaataagcataggcttaggatgaaaggctggaagaaaatttaccaagccaatggccccagaaaacaagcagaagtagcaatacttatctctgacaaagtagacttcaaaccttcattgatcaaatgagataaagaaggacattccatactaataaaaggggaaatagaccaaaaggaaacaattataaacctatatgcacccaacatcaatgcatccaacttcatcaaacatactctaaaggacttaaaagaacatatagactccaacacagtagtagtgggaaactttaataccccctatcaccaatagataggtcatccaaacaaaaaatcagtaaagaaatcctagatctaaatcataccctagagcaaatggacctagctgatgtctatagaacatgtcatcaaacttctacaaaatatacattgttctcagcagcccatggaactttctccaaaattgatcatatcctagagcacaaagcaagcctcagcaaatataagaaaatagaaataataccatgcattctatttgatcacaatgcattaaaactagagctcaacaacaaaaataataacaaaaaccatgcaaacagttggaaattgaacaacacattactcaatgatcaatgggtcattgatgaaataaaagaggaaaataaaaggttcctggaagttaatgaaaatgaaaacatgacctaccagaacctatgggacacagcaaaggcagtcctgagaggaaagtttatagccctgagtgcatatattaaaaagacagaaagatctcaaatcaatgaactaatgctacatctcaaactcctagaaaaacaagaagaagcaaatccccaaaaataataaaaataagagctgaaacaatgaaatagaaacaaaaaaaactatataaagaattaatgaaacaaaaaattggttctttgaaagaataaacaagattgacagacccctggcaaacctaactaaaatgaggagagaaaaaacccaaatcagtaaaattagtaatgcaaaaggggagacaacaacaaacaccatggaaatcatcagagactacttttagaagcaatattctaataaatttgaaaatcttgaagaaatggacagatttctagatacttatgatcatccaaaactgaaccaagaggacattaatcacctgaatagatctgtaacacaaaatgaaattgaagcagcaataaagagtatcccaaaaaagaaaagtccagaacctgatggattctctgctgaattagaaaaactaataccaactctccttaaacttttccaagaaatagaaagggaaggaaaaccacCTAACTCATCttacgaagccagtattacactcatcccaaaaccagacaaagacacctccaaaaaggagaactataggccagtctccttaatgaacattgatgcaaaaatactcaataaaataatggcaaactgaattcaacaacacatcaaatagattattcaccacaaccaagtaggcttcatcccaggaatgcaagggtggttcaacatatgcaaatcaataaatgcaatacagcacattaatagaagcaaagaaaaaaaccatttgatcatctgaatatatgcagaaaaagcctttgacaagatcaaacaccatttcatgataaaagcactaagaaaactaggaatagaaggaaagtacctcaacattataaaagctatatatgacaaacctacagccagcattatacttaacggagaaaaactgaaaccattccctctaaaatcaggaactagacaaggatgaccactatctccattcaacatagtactggaattcctagccagagcaattaggcaagaagaaaaaataaaaggaatacaaataggtaaagaaactgtcaaaacatccctatttgcagatgatatgatcctataccttaaagacccaaaaaactctactcaaaatctcctagataccatcaatagctatagcaaggtagcaggatataaaattaacatagaaaaatcattaacatttctatacacttataatgaacaaactgagaaagaatatatgaaagcaattccatttacaatagcctcaaaaaaaaaatcaaatacctaggtgtaaacctaacaaaggatgtgaatgacctctacagggaaaactataaactcccgaagaaagagattgaggaagacactagaatgtggagagatctcccatgctcatggataggtatAATCAATatgataaaaatggctatactaccaaaagcaatctacatgttcaatgcaattccatcaaaatcccagtgacattgagcaaagagataaaaaaatctaccctaaaattcatttggaaacacaagagaccatgaatagccaaggcaatactcaacaaaaagaacaatgctggaggtatcacaatacctgacttcaaactatgttacaaagcaatagcaaacaaaacagcatggtattggcacgaaaacagatatgaagaccagtggaatagaatagagaacccggatatgaatccacacagctgtgcccaccttatttgttgacaaaggtaccaagaacataccatggagaaaagacagcctcttcaacaaatgttgctgggaaaagtggttatctgtcttcaaaaaactgaaagtagatccatgttcattaccctgtactagtaccaactcaaaatggatcaaggacctaaatatcacacctgaaactctgaagttagtacagaaaagagcagggaatactctggaagcaataggtataggcaagaacttcctcaatagaaccccagcagctcagcaattaagagaaaggatggacaaatgggactacataaaatttaaaaggttctgtacaacaaaagaaatggtctctacactgaagagaccacccacagagtgggagaaaatatttgccagctacacatcaggcaaaggaatgataaccagaatatacaaggagctcaaaaaaactaaactcccccaaaatcaatgaagcaataaagaaatgggcaactgagctaaacagaactttctcaaaagaagaaattcaaatggccaaaaaacacatgataaaatgctcaccatccctggtcataaaggaaatgcaaatcaaaaccacactaagatttcacctcatccctgttagaatattcaccattagcaacaccaccaacaacaggtgttggcaaggatgtggagaaaaaggaaccctcttacactgctggtgggaatgtaaactagcacaaccactctgtaaaaaatttggaggctccttaaaaatctaaacatagacctgccatatgatccagcaataccacacctggggatatacccaaaggaatgtgacacaggttacgtcagaggcacctgcacacccatgtttatcaaagcactattcacaatagccaagttatggaaacagccaagatgccccaataccgacgaatggattaagaaaatgtggtatttatacacaatggaattctactcggccatgatgaagaatgaaattttatcattcacaagtaaatggatggaactggagaacatcatcctgtgCGGGGctggccaggttcagaagaccaaaaatcatatgttcttactcatatgcggactttagatcaagggcaaacacaacaagtggattggactttggtcacatgataaggcaagagcattcaagggaggtatgaggataggtaagaaaccccaaaaaaatGATAGCATTTGCTGTTCTCAATGCAAAGAacctaatgcagaaactttaaaatgacagaggccaacaggagaaggggaccaggaactaaaggaAAGGTTAGTTCTAggagaatcaacttagaatgtaacacatatgtacatgaaagcaatgagaggaactctttctatagctatccttttctcaactagcaaaaacccttggtccttattattgcttaacTCTCtattaaacaaaattagagataaggacaaaccagtttctgcctggaagtgaggggggtagggaaggagaggaagggggcagggggaaaaggagggTGCCAGGGGGAAGtaaagagaaatgacccaaacattgtatgcacatatgaataaaagattaaaaaaaacttctttccctctgtctcaaGATCATGAGTCTTATTGAGTCTTCACTACCTTCATTGTTCTTTGGAAATAATCAGAAGTATAAGATTCTAAATTTTTATGCTTGTTTACCAAGTGGCATGGGCAGAAACTGTCTCATGAGGATGTATCTGggagaaaattccattttatctCTGGGAGCCTAGAATACCTTCAAGTCATGATATTTGACCTTAGTGTATTACACATTTTTTAGTTCATTTACACCTAATCTTTGGAACTAGTATAACATAATTCATCACAAATATAATGAAAGACCCTTTAACTTTCCATATTTCTTCTGACATATCTAAAGAACTAAAAATCACTTACATCCAAAAATTCTTCATAAGGAAATTCGCTTATGTAGTTTGCTGTGTGCTTATCAGTTTGCTGTGTAACCAGAAGTGGCTGCTTGTCCCACTAGAGGCTTTGAATCCTGTTTGTTGGAATGACTTCTACAGTCCCACTAGTACCCATGACATTGCTCATTCTGTAGAAGCCTGATCTTTCTGGACCCCTTGCTGTTGGGCTGTCTTTAGCCCAACAATGAGTCACGATTTgcaattgtgatttttttaaaaagctaaatataaaagactgttttaattatatttaattaataaatgacTAAACCAAAAATATTATTGGATTTTTACTATTTTGGACTAGTAGCATATgtgaaagtgaaataaataaaactagtaGCACAATAAATAGGTAGCAATTAAGAGTATAATGATTTTTAATACATGTACTAATTAGTATAATATTATTTGAAGGTAAACTGACTAATAAAAGTTGTATTTTTCTACCCTAGTACAATCACtaaagataaatggaaaaggTATATATCTTTGTAACTTATCTGATTTTTGCCTGAATAATATATAATGCTTCTTTTATCCTTAACATTAAAAGTGTTATCctcaaaaaaatatgtatttttagtgTTACTGTTTAGAAAAAGCACCAGCAGGTGGTGCTCCAACAAAACAACCTAGGCAACATATACTAAATTGGGAAAATAAATTGGCTATACCTTTAAAATGGATCCTGAGGATTTATGAGAGTGAATTAAAGAAGGGAATCATAAAcactaagaaaaggaaaaatgtcaaGATACCATCTGTTGTACTATAGATGGTCAAAGCCTACTAAACCCAGAAGGATGACAGGTACTGGCAGTATCAGATTTGCTTACAGGAAGACAGACAAGTCCCAAATGGAATATCCCTCACCCAAATTATGACTGACACTGTAATGAAGAAGATACTAGCAGAATGGCCATTTTATATGACTGCAGTCACCTCAGAAGAATATAAAATTCATCACCAGTCATGTTTAtccatgactttctttttttaaactgtctCTGTCTGTGTTTGATGTCAGGATACTAACATCATAGAATAAGTTTGAAGtattccctcctcctcttttttgtgCATGAGCTCATAAATGgttgctattttttctttaaatattaaaattaattcacCAATGAAGCTATCTGGGTCTGAGCTTTATTTGCTGAGAAGGTTTTTAAATATGgtttccatttcttcactgtTACAGAATCATTCATATTTGCTATTGTTTAAATGCATTTCTTATAGTCAACAAATGGCTGAGTCTTGCTGTTTAACCCAACTCaacattctatgtcttttgattggaagaCTGGttgttaatattgaaagataagtgataattcctgccatttttttcccaatgcttgattcttttctactcttcatttgcttatgtacttatctggtgagatttattttttccagtattttcatgtttacatttatcttcctctcttgtgtgtaggattcctatgagtatcttctgtagtgctggtttagtggtaaCTTTTGGTAATTTATGTCTTCCTATGACTTTTTTCTAAGTCATCTAATTATGTAAAATGTTGTCAGATAGTGAGGAGTGAAGCTAGAGTAGGAATGCAGTAGATAAATGCACCAAGTGTGTTTTCCACATGATAGTCACCCCTGGGACATGAGAATAGTATCATGTGATTGACACTAGGGAGTCTCAAAGAAgcattccctctctctctctctctctctcttgttctctttctgtgtgtgtgtgtgtgtgtgtgtgtgtgtgtgtgtatgtgcatgtgtgtgtgtgtttcttcctctcttaATCCTACAttcttttcagaagaaaaacTGTACTTTATTCTGGATTCAAATAGAATTTAATGTACAATATGTCCCTAATTTTATTGTCATGGGCACTTTCCTTATTATACTATAAATTTCTTGAAGGCAAGAACTATATCTTATTCATACTAGTAACTGTATAATCAAGTAAACTGCCTGGTACCCAAAATGTATTGCAAAACATTCAGTGTTTATTCAGATTCAGTTTAACACACGTCTTTGCTTTGTTGACATTTCCTCCAACCACATAGGCACAATTtacaataggtaaagaaataggagaaattgtgtgtgtgtgtgtgtgtgtgtgtgtgtgtgtgtgtgtgtgtgtgagttcacAGGTACGTACTCACACAGTAGCTGTAACAGTGAACAGTAgctgtaacatttataatttaacaaTTGTTCCTGttctgaaattagaaaaaaatgatgtcATTTAATAACCAATATATACTCCTGGCTCACTTTTCTGTGCTTCTTTTGGTAGTAAAAAGTACTTCATATTTACATTTGAAGTTACTCTGTGTgtgaaggaaaaataacaaaagaaattgtcaagTATTATGCAATCccataaaaactttattttgaagCCATCTACCTGTATAGATCTTTAGACTTCATTGTAAGGACTTGCACTGGGTGAAATGTGTGTAATAAAAGAGTACTGTCACTCATAAGGGATTCTGATTTCTGCAACAAACCAGTTAACTCCCCTTGCCACTAAAGGAGTACAAGAAAATGTTACCCCTTTGTGTCACCAAGATCCACTGAATCATTCTAAGTAATGTCTGAGACTCTGGCCAGTCTAGTAAATGAGAATTTATAGGCATGTATTTTTGCTGAAACCAAGGTCAAACAAACCAAGAGAACCACACTGAAGGCCTGAGGAGGTAGTTTGCTTCCATAATCTGAACTGCTTGGGAGgtgagcaggaggattgtggtttgaggtcagcctggacaaaaataaattatcaacaccctatctcaaaaacaagtcaggcatggtggttcacacctgcaatcccagctaaaGGTAAGAGAATCAAGGCCAGCCcccaaaacaaactaaagcaaaagggttgggagaatggctcaagtggcagagcatctgcctaggaagtatgaggccatgagtccaagccccagtgttaccaaaaaaaaaaaaagtgagagagagagagagaacatcagtgaacacataaaaacatatattcaGCAATTTTTGATATTCATTGTATAAACAACCTACACCTTAGGAAATTCAAACATTACTCTCTTGTATGAGGCGAGTGTGATAACCACTACACTACAGAAACAACTAAACATTACTCTCTTGTGATAGTTAGGTGGTCTACATTATCCTAAAGGTAGACTTTCTGCTGAATgtgttcttcttttttattcttaaggATTCAATAATTCTTCATATGCAGGACTGGAAAGTTCCTTTGAGGGTGAGCTGAATTCATTCTTGGAGCTCTGAGACAGGAAATGCACACTCTAGAAGAAAGAACATGTGTTAGTTTTCAGATTTCATTCAGGTTCAAGTGAATGTGTATATTGATACAATTGCCTTCATCTTTTCACACAGATTTCCTGGCTTTTCCCAAGATGAGTGTAATACATCATTAACTTTTTCAAAAATTGCTGTTCACCATATAGCATTCATTCTGCTCTCTATAATTAAATTTTTGGATAAagcaaaactttttaatttggctAAATGGAGTCATGGGCTCACAGAGGTGGTAAAGCAGCACTCAGGTAATTTAATTCAACAATATTTCTTTAACAACTTTTGAGACAAATAGGAATTTTAAGGTCACAAGTAAGGCAAACCAGAGCAGAAAATTGACTGGACCCATccacatatgtaaacatcttttaccaaataaaaaaagacacaaattgcTGTGGCAACATCTGTTCCCACATAGAAGGGAAGCAACCAGGTTCTAGTGTCCTGAACACAGGCACAACCTCAGCACAGTGCTAGGAAAGACAGTTAGCCTCCCAGTACCTCAGTTCCGATGTTTGTGCAATGGGAGGAATGAAATAGGTGATTTCTTAAGTTCAACTAGTCACTCAACTGTCATAGCTTCCCTCGTTTACCTGTCTTCTATCACCATTAAAACCACCTCTCATGTCCATATCATGCTGACATGTTGTTCCTTCTGTTATTCTTGGTGGCAAAGCTCAACACATCCCAGAGAAACATCAGGCAAGTTTCAGAGAGGCCATAGCATACTTACCCCAGGGACACTGCAGCTAGCCTGCTTCCACCAGAGCAGAGCAGTGAGCACAGCCAGAACAAGCTCCAGGAAGGTGCAGATCAGCATCACAGATATGACACCCTACAATCCAAGAGGTAAGAGATTGGTGGTGTTTGAATCAACCGAGCCTTCCTGCTTGGCTAGGAGGTGACTGTAAGATGAAGACCACGTCCACCATCAGAAAGTAACATAAGGACAACATCTGGAAGGAAAACCTGCTCCTTTCAAGACAGCAATTGGCTTAAATCAATCCTCATCAATTCCCTTGAGAGGAAGAGGAGTGATAAGGAATAACTAAATCAACTAAACCATTTTGTTCCCTATATTCTTACCCCTCTGAGAAAGGCAATCCCAGGCGCATTAAGAGGAGTGATGGAATAACTCCCTGGACTGAGTCAACAGCCCCATTCTAGCTTCAACTTTACTGCTTCATGTGATCCTAGATAAGCAACTCTGTTTTTCTGGCTTCTGTATTCTCACTTATCAAATGTGCATAATACAATCTCCTTCTCAGAGATTCGTGTGCATCAGTGAGTATTTGAGTGTGCAAATCTTTGTAAAGTTTATTATTGACAGATGTGAGTgctggtgagtgtgtgtgtgtatgtgtgtgtaattcTCTGGATATGTTTCTTTGGACTTTCTTAGTGACTTTCTTTGTAAGAGGAGGAAACAATCAAGGCAGCAAACTTCCACAGTTTCTAACAAAtctaatcaacttaaaaaaggcTTAACACTAAGTGCACAGGTTCTACCACTTCTGTCCTGAGTCGTCCTTTGTGTAGGCCACTTGGTAGAAGAGGGACATAATGTTATTGCATAAATGTCTAGTTCACTTACACACATTTCAAGAGGAGATGAAACTCGATTGTATTATCTAGACATTGTCCTAGCAAATTAGTCCAACTCAGTCTCTCTTACAATGAAAAAATATCCCACCATGCATTCATACTGTGCCTACCACTCAAATTCCTCCTCAACTCTCCAGGATTTTTCCCAAAGTCAAGCTTCCTTTTGCCATGTGTTAATTTATTCCAATGACTATCAATCTCATTTTCATCTACTTTTTCTCATTATGATTTCATTAACTGACAGAAAAGACCTGGGGCCAGCTTTATGAGGAATGGAGAAATGAATGAGCTCAACCAGACTTTACTGTCTTGCCATCCTCCAGCTATGTCTGATTTATCTTACTTTCATGACTGCAGAACAATATTCTTCAGCCTCTTTACTGCCTgcttttctctcagttgctgaccAGCCCTTCACTGTGCCAGCTTAAGATATAATATTTCTTTGGTCAAACTTCattactttccttctttccttgtagTCATTATCAGTTACTATTCTCCACTTCCCTGTATTTATCTCCTAACTTGTCAATTCCATTTCTTTAGGGTGTAATGAAAAAACAACAATCAACTTGCCTTTGTACATGATCAGTGCTCCTCCACTGGAAAGAGGCCGGGACCTCCAACCTCCAGAAATGGAGAGCACTCCATTTCTCAGTGATGGACCAGATATTTGCTCTGACAAAGTTCAcccacataccacacacatgcCAGGATTCTTAGTTTCCTTGTTGCAATTTCCTGATTATCTAGTTCTTTCCACCACGTCTGCCTTTTTTTccactctttctccctttctttctttcttttttccttccttccctcctcccctccttctttgcttttctttctttcttaatttatttattccttccttctttcttaattccttccttcctttttcttttttccttaatttctttctttaattccttccctctttcttaactcctttctttttctttttgtcatgagGGGCATCAAGGAACCCTGTGTGTTGCACGTGTGATGCAAGTGTTCTACTGTTGAGCTACAACTCCTATCCCTATGATGGCCTCTCTTAATTCACCACTCCATGTACCAAGATTCTTGATTTGCCAAACTCATGCTTTATGCTTCTAAAATTGAATTTTGATTATTAAGAACCTCTACCAACAATAAGTTTTAGTTTCCATCATTAAccttatttgaaatttaatattCAATTCTACCCTCTTATTATGTGACCCCTTATTATAGCCCTTAATTTCATGTTCACAGCTTCCTTTCCCCTTCACACAGCCCAGGCCTTCCCCTAGATGTCCAAATCCAAAAGATTAGAGGGATTTTCAAAAGAAGGGATTGGAAGAAATCATAGCTTTCATAAACTTACAAAATTGGGAGAAATACTTACATTCAGGCTGGCTGTGGCAATGAGGCAGCCCCTGGCATAACGGTTATGATAATAGTCATAACTATAATATGTGGTTGGCTGAGCCAGTTtgctaaggtcacacagctgtgaTGCAGAACCCAAAgaagacaggttgacacagaggataatgaaacccattatagCAAACACAGCACTCAGGCTGCTCATGGCCAGACTGCTACGAACCTGCAAAAGAAATGCTGAGTAAAGATCAACAAGCATCTCTTTGCTTGTCAGAGCATTGCAATAATTCCTTGTGTTTTCTATCTTAGAAGGTCTAAGATTCATTACTTATTTCTGTGGGCCACATTAGTATCTAGAAAAATCTGAACCTAGATGGTAAATTGTGACTGGGTGAGTGAATAGATTAAACACCCTCCAACCCTAGACAAGAATTCAATGATGTGGCAGAAAATATTCCCCTCCTAAAATCTTTACCCTAGACTGGCAGTGGGTCCCCAGGATTCTCTGCCTAAAAAAATTCCCCAAAACAGTGTGGTCAAAGACTTGGGTGCTAGAAATCAGATATTTCCCTTTCCCTTAACTCACTCAGTGCTATAGCTTTGTTACATGTCCCCAACTGGCCCATGCATTAAAGTTTAATCCCCAGGTTGATGCTACTATGAGACAGTAGAACATTTAAGATGTGAGGCCTGATGAGGTCTTGGATCATCAGAGGAGTGTCCCTGAAGGGGGATTTGGGGAcccttctttcacttttcttcccTGCTTCTGTATTGCAAATGATTGTTCTACCACATGCTCCCCACCATGGTACACTGCCTCACGACAGGTCTGGAAGCAATGAGTTCACCCAACCAtgcaccaaaacaacaaaatgtgaGCCCAAATGAACCTTCATAGTAATATAAAACTAACTAATTCATACAGAAACACCCCATGGAAGTTTTAGTCACACAGAACAGGCAGGTGAAGCAGTTCACTTCTTCTAGCACTACCTCTCTCAAAAGCATGGTCACCCAAAGATGTGCGCAGGCATGGTTCTCAGTCTCAGGCAGACCCCAGAGTGTGGACAAGCATATGGCTGGCCGTTTCCAAGGTCACGG is a window encoding:
- the Ms4a6a gene encoding membrane-spanning 4-domains subfamily A member 6A isoform X2 yields the protein MSSIGGTIMISQIMAGETVTVITPNGINFPQTEQPQSTHQMQDSLKKRLKAEIKIIGFIISGSVSIITEKMSNKHLVRSSLAMSSLSAVFAIMGFIILCVNLSSLGSASQLCDLSKLAQPTTYYSYDYYHNRYARGCLIATASLNGVISVMLICTFLELVLAVLTALLWWKQASCSVPGSVHFLSQSSKNEFSSPSKELSSPAYEELLNP
- the Ms4a6a gene encoding membrane-spanning 4-domains subfamily A member 6A isoform X1 gives rise to the protein MSSIGGTIMISQIMAGETVTVITPNGINFPQTEQPQSTHQMQDSLKKRLKAEIKIIGAIQIMCGVMVLSLGITLGSGPFSPHFTPMFSVLIKSGYPFVGSLCFIISGSVSIITEKMSNKHLVRSSLAMSSLSAVFAIMGFIILCVNLSSLGSASQLCDLSKLAQPTTYYSYDYYHNRYARGCLIATASLNGVISVMLICTFLELVLAVLTALLWWKQASCSVPGSVHFLSQSSKNEFSSPSKELSSPAYEELLNP